The sequence TTGTGACAGCATAGTGCGAAATGCGCGCCACTTACCGCCTCCGGAAAAGTCAGCCTCTCGTGCGCGCAAGGCACGGGCAGTCAGGGTCAGCCGAGTACGGCTGCGATAACCGAAATATGGAAGAATTCGCGCGGGGTGACGAGGAAAAATGTCCATTCCCGCTATGCTAGCGAGGAAGGGGAGTGCGGGATAGGCCCTGATCGAGCCGGTCCCGCACACCTAATCTCCATGAACAGTGATTTAGCCGATCAGTTTGCGTGCAGCACGCTCGACCAATGGAATATCGTCGGATATCTCGCCAACCATCACAACCTGTCCATCTGGCAGGCGGCGGATCATGACGAGACCGAATTCGGCGCCCTCAGGATCGATCGCGAGAAGGTCCTTCGTTTCCAATTCACGCAACTGCTTGGCGATTTTCTCGCGCGGTGCGTCAATCGGATCAACAGTCTTGCCGCTTTCTTCACGGCGAAGCTGGCGTTCAGCCTTCACAACGCCCTTCAGGCCGCCTTGCGCTTCCTTAAGGAACTTGGACAGTTGCCCGCGCTCCAGTTCGAGGCGATGCGCGTGGCTGAGAGCCGCGGCATATTCGGTCAGGCGTGTTTTGTCGTAATCTGCGCCGAAAACCAGTTTTACTACCGGCGTCATCGGTGCGCGATCCTGAACCGTCAGGCCGCTATCGGTGACGAGCTCTTCGAAATCAGCGGGGCTGTCTTTGGCCGCCAGCGAGAAATCATAGGCCCGGCCAATCGCAGCATAAAGCGCGTGACGGCTGCGATCTTCGTTGTAATTCGCCGCGTCTGCCAAGGAGCGGGCCGAAGCCAGCCAATCGGACAGTTCTATTTCCGGATCATCGGCAATATCGTCAGATGCCGGCTCGTCGAAACTCTCATCTGCACCAAAGTCCCCGTTTTCACTAAAGTCGGGGAATTCTTCTGCGACGGGTTCGTGATCAAACTCGATCTCGGTGGCCATCGGTTTGCTTGGCTCACCCGATTTGATTGATGTCAGCGAACCGAAGCTTGGCGCGGGAAGGCCGTCTTCGATGAGCGTCTCCTCTTCCTCATGGACGCCGAGTTCGTAGATGCTGTCATCCGAATCGTCTTCGGTTTCTGCAGCCGGACCGTCCGCCCAATCAGTAATTGGGTCGCTTTCGCGCGGATGGATATCTTCTGCTTCCTCTTCATCGTCGGCGACAAGCGCCTGATCGATTTCGAGCAGCAATTCGTCGGTGGTGATCTGGTCAGCCAGTTCTTTCCAATTGATGACGCCATAGATGAAGTCGATGGTTTCGTCGTCACTGGAGAATGGCAGCAGAATGCCGCGGTACATAATCGCTGCGCCGCGCTGGTTCACGAATTCGGCTTCGAATCCGATCGGAGCCTGGTTGGCGATGATCTGCATGTAATGATCGGTGATGCGCGTCAGCAGGCTGCGGCTGGGCACGTCTGAAAGTTGGCCGATATCAGCCGTGGCGTCACATTCTGCCGCCAACTTGTCACCCAGATACTGGATCGCAGGGTCTTCAATGCCGCCCGTAAAGTCGAGCAGCACGCTATATGGGCCGAAATCAGGCAGGTTCTCGGGGACTAGGTCCTCGACACCTGGATATTGGCGATCCTGCAGCAGGCTGGCCCAGTGATTATAGGCGCGCACCTGCATGCGGCGCTCGTCCTGTCCAATGGCAGCAGGCGGCTCTTCGCGGCCTGTATCATCTTCACCGACGTCATAGTCGCGGTCGTCGCCCGAAAGGTCGGTCGGTTCAAAATTGCCGCGTAGGTTGTCCATGGCCTAAAAGCCCCCGTTAGAAATTCAGGAGTCCCTTTTGGCGCGACATGGTAAACAACCAGTTAAGTTGTCTGAAAGGCGTCATACTTTTTCATGACGTCAATTGGTGCAGCGACAGCTGCTGGGCCGTTCACCTAGGTTAATCAGAACATATATCGCATGCGGATTGCCTGAGTTATCGGCGCTTCCGCGACAGTGAAGGCGGCGGAAGAGAACTTTGGCGGTGACATCACCACCTTGGCGTCACGCGAGAAGCCAAAGCCCTCTTTCGGGATCATCGACAGGGCGCGGTCGGCTTTGCCATTGTCGTTTTCATCATGGAGCAGGGCAATTGCGTAAGTGCCGGGTTTGACATTCTTGAACGTCAGCACGGCGTTCGCCTTTGCAGGCACGACAGCAGCATAGGCGCTGGCATCACCCCGGCATTTCGGGAAACGCTTTTTGTTCTGGGTCATGCAGGCGCGGATGACGCCTTTTACGTTGCGCAAATTGCTGATTGTTACAGTGACGTCAGTCGTGCCTGGATCCGGCGCAGCTGGAGGAGCGGCACCGGTCAGTGCCGCCGCAGCAGCGAGACATGTCAGGGAGCGGATATGCCGCGATCCGTGCCGCACAGGTGATCCCAAAACCGGAAGTATAGGCCGTAATTGCATGTGTAACGCTCATGATGTTGATTGTGATGGCTGGCCGTTATCACGTGATTACCGAACTTTGAGTGAACGAGCCATTTCGGAAACATCTCCCACCCCATGTGATTGGTCACGCCCATCAGGGTCATGATGGACAGAACGACGCCAAGCATCGCCACATGGATCGGGATTAGAAATACGAGCGCCGGGATCACAACTGCGCCCGTCAGCGCTTCAATCGGGTGGAAGCTCATGGC comes from Altererythrobacter sp. ZODW24 and encodes:
- a CDS encoding DUF2141 domain-containing protein, producing the protein MRHGSRHIRSLTCLAAAAALTGAAPPAAPDPGTTDVTVTISNLRNVKGVIRACMTQNKKRFPKCRGDASAYAAVVPAKANAVLTFKNVKPGTYAIALLHDENDNGKADRALSMIPKEGFGFSRDAKVVMSPPKFSSAAFTVAEAPITQAIRMRYMF